The genome window TCGCTCCCGCCGGGGCGGCCTGTGGGAGATGATGGTCCGAGCGAGGGGAATGGCAGGCCGGGGGGGAGACGCTGGAAGACCGAATAGGCGTCCCAGGAAGAGGCCGGGCTCGGGTTCACAGCGGATTGCGCGGTCGGGGGGTGGCGGTGTCCCTGGTGGGCGACTCTGCTGGCTGCAGCGTTGCATGTTGAGAGCGGGCTGGCCCCGAGGAGGGACGCGGCtttgctcctgcctggctgccagaCTGCGGCCCTTTGCCCGAAGTgccccagcaggagctgggaggctGAGGCAGCGTGAGCCTCTCGCCGTTTTATAACTAATACTCTATTTACAACGTCAGGGAGAGGCGTTGGTCGGCGGCAGCGCCGCTTTTGAGTGCTGAGTGCTTTGCTGTCGCGTCAGGAGAGCTGCGGAGGAGATGGCGATCTCAGTAAAGTTGAAGCTTATTCTGGTTTGCCTCCCAACAGGCTAAGCGCACCAAGAAGGTTGGGATTGTAGGTAAATATGGTACCCGTTACGGTGCGTCCCTTAGGAAAATGGTGAAGAAGATTGAAATTAGCCAGCATGCCAAGTATACCTGCTCCTTCTGTGGCAAGGTGAGAGACCTCCTTCCctaaaaaagtctttaaaaataactttgttgtTGATGCTACAAATGCAACTTGATGCTTTGGTAATTTTTCTACTGAAGAGATAACTTGACTAGTTTTGAGACAGTGATTAGTTTCTTGTGAGCTTTAGGCTACTATCAGAATCCCTTATAGAATAAAAAGAGTTAGTAGACATTTCGTGTGCATGTTTAGTGGTagttaaatgaaaacaagcataaattatatttcattacaCAAAATAGTGAGAAATGTTGCCATACAGTACGTTTTAGGTATCTAATAAAAAGACCTGACAGAATTAAAACTTGTTATCCTGATAATTAAGGCAtcacttgggctttttttttttttcttcagtaacttTACAGCTTacctggaggaggaagagtccTTGCTTTTCCCACTTAAAACTTTTGATTGCAGTTGCTTACTTATATTTGTGTGCTGTATAACTCTGGATGGGGACAAATTTCTGATAAGAATTAATCTTATCTGCTCATGTACATAATCAAAATTCACTCTTAAGTCTGGTGTTTGATAGTTTGAGAGGCCCATCAACTTCTGCTGGGCAACAACTATCAACACTTGTGCTGGGCAACAATTATCAACACAGATAATTTTTAGTGATATCTATAAAGTAGGTATCTGTAAGTGgctggaaatttaaaaagatttccatctgtgtttttttatatttcatgtctttcttatgtGAAGTGAGGATGTTGGTAACCCCATTTGTAGAGCCGCCTAAATCCAGTGTAGGTGTAGGCAAACCCATTGTCATCTTTGCAAGGTGATGGAGACTTGCCCAGGTGAAAGGAGCTCAGTACCCACCACTCTTTAGATGCTATTCAAAGGGGGTCCAGTTTAGAGCAATCTTGGGATGTCCAGGGAGCACTAATAATAGTGGTGTTACATTGGTTATCAAACCAGGTAAGAATATCAGTTATTATGACCAATGTAACTCCttactatttttctccttcaaaaagaGCTGAGTTTTTGATGATGTGCTTAGAAATTACGCACTTTATGTCTgaacaaaaaagtgtttcagaaGGACTTTCCCTGTTCTGAAGAATCTGAATAAAAACATTCCCTGATCCTTGCCTGTCTTAACTAGGCTTATAGGTAATGCTGTGGTGTGATGCTGATGTCCTCACCTGAAGTTTGTTGTTTGGATGATAGTAAAAGTTCTCTTGGCTTTTTCAGCTGATAGAGagtgccatttttttttaattttttttttttttaaccttttattaCAGACCAAAATGAAGAGGAAGGCTGTGGGTATCTGGCACTGTGGATCCTGCATGAAGACAGTTGCTGGTGGTGCCTGGACTTACAAGTAAGGAAATAAAGAAGCTCCTATCAGCATTTATTCTCACATAGCTGAGGCATAACACagctgtttatttaattttttttaattttaatctacTAACCATTAAGTAGATCTGTCTCGAGTTAGTGATATGTGGGGGTTTTCTTGCCTGCATTGTTAAAATTTTACTGGAATGGATCAAATTGGATTTGATTGCTATTCTTTCCAGTATCTGTTGTGCAGCTTCTGAGAATATTGTCTTTTATCTGTCATATtactgctgctggttttggtggGTCCCTCCAAAATTTCATTATCACTCTTGGGCTTTATCAAAGCAGttgttttattcttcaaaaatgCAAGCTCTGCATCTTTTCCCGAACTTCAAATAAAGAAACTGATACATCtgcaaatgctgaaacaaatacttttatttaagTAGTCTCTTGTGCCTTGGCTGTAGTAGCATGTCTTACTGGAGATGTGAACTACAGTTGTTGCTTGTACGAGGTGTTACACTTGGGCCAGCTTTTGGTGATGttggaagaaaaggagcagagaggatGGCTGGTTCATCCAGCCATCTCAGGGTGGAATCAACTGTGTGGATGACACCTGACAGATGTCCCTCTGACCTCTTCTAAAAAGAGCTTCAACAGCTTCTAATAAATTATGCCTCTAAGCTGgggattatttttccttccttgattCTTTTGACTGTATACAAATTTTAATTGTCTAAGGGAACTCTTACTTCTTCTTTCAAAGCCtaagcagcatttcttttgtgATTACTACCCTAGCCTTTTCAGTTCAGAGACACAGATGCAATAGGCAAAACCAGGTTTACTccaaggaaaattatttccatgttttgtttttgttttaaaagcattgaaTCATTATAGTCCTTATTGTGACGATGCCCTTGCTTACTCCCTTTCTttattctccttccctctcaaTTCTGGTAGAAGACACTATTGTCCCACGCATAACAGTCGCTAAGAATTTGAGCCCACATGCTTGTGCACGTGATTGATGCATGACTGGATAATTTGGGTTGAGACGTAGCTTGTGAAAGTTGTGTGTGCTTCTGTAGACAAAGGCCTACGCTTTGTTGTCATGAAAATCAAAGTGGAATTAGCCCCCTGTTGACAATGCAGTTGGGGATAACTATTTGAAATTATTAGTGCTTTCTCCAAAAAATAACATTGGCGCAGGTTGTTCTACTGCCGTGTTCAGATGACTCTGCTTCTTCTTCCAGTACCACCTCTGCAGTGACAGTCAAATCTGCGATCAGAAGACTGAAGGAATTGAAGGACCAGTAGAAGCTACATCCTGTTCTCCTTGtgaaacatccttttttttccactgtcaaGATCTGTCcttttaacaataaaaaggtGATAATGGAGTGGAATCATGTTCAGCTTTCTGCAAAAAGTACTGTCTGTCTTGCTGTACTGTATTTATAACTATGGAGGCATTAGTCGTTCTATCCAGTAGTTGAGCAGCTCTTGTTACTGGTGAAGccattaaaaaacacttttcctttccagttaaTTGCATACTTGGTTGCTTGAATACGTTGAGGTGAATCTGAGGAAAGCTTAAATAGCTTGAAGAAGCCTGGCACATCTTGATATGTCCTTCATGTCTGTGCCTTGAGGAACAGTGTAGAGCTCCATGAGTGGAGGAATGGACAGATGtaagaggggaggagagaacATGCAAAACATCACTCTGCCTCTTCCCATTTGCCTTTGAGGAGGGCTCAAGGGAGTAGGGTGTGTGCTGcaagatggagagaaaaaaagagcatcatGACTGGCTTGGGGGCAGAGATTGGAATGGTAAAAGAGCAGCTATCATCCTCCGTTGCTGGCTggtgctgctttattttccagcGCCAGCTACAGATGATTGCTTACTACAGCCTGTAGCCTGTTGTGTGCAGATCTCAAGGTTAGTCTACCTGAACATAATCTATGGCTCGCTCTTCCTAGGTCTGATAGCAGGCTCCCATGTCTGTATGTTCAAGTTCCCTAATCCATACCGAGTTGCAACAATAAATTTTCATGTTGAGCGAACTCCTGGAACATTCAGTCTTggaggaaaagctgctgcttgagTTAATAATTGCCTCCAAATTATCTCTTTAGACTACCAAGCTTAAGATGCCGGAATATTCTTTATGGTCTGTTTGTCAGGTGAGTTTCAATTTGGCTTGAGGTTTGTTTTTGTCTGGCCTTTTTGGTGACTGCAGCACCTTTCCTGTCCTTAGCAGTACAGGTCAGAAAAGACAAGTCTTGGTAATAACCTTGATagctgctggaggaaaaacAGTAAGCAGGTAGCATAGTGGTTGCTTGCTCTTGTTCCAGTTTAAGTTTTAAATGGATTTGGGTGGTGATGAGCTGTGGCAATAATGTCATTAATGAGCCCAACGTCTTCAAAAAGTAGGTTCAGAACTGGACCTAAGTAGGAACCTTTTTCCAGGCTGCAAAACGTCTGTGGCTCAGAAATTTGACTGCAGTATCCCTGAACTTGTttcctaaacttttttttttaattcagtgctcTAAAGTTCCCTTACTAAAGTAAATTCATTTATTCAGTATTCAGGTATCCAGTGTTGTTCATACCAACCTGCACATCCTTCATGTCACCTTGCAAGAGTGATACAGGTCATTCCCTGGGACTCTGACAACCTGCTTTCTGGGAGAGAGAGCACTGTACGTTTCTCCGTCATCACACCTTGTTCTGCCTGTAGTGCAGGGTGAGAGAGTTGTCTGACAGGCTTGAAGTGGAGGTGGCAGTGGGTGACTCCTTAGAAGCAATGGCTCAGTTTTGtatatagaatcataggattttttaggttggaaaatgcctttaagatcatcaagtccaaccgttaacctggcaccaccaagtccaccactaaaccctgtccctaagcaccacatctacacatcttttaaatacctccaggggcGGGgattcaaccacttccctgggcagcctgttccagtgctggacaaccccTTCGGTGAAGAAATGgttcctcatatccaatctaaacctcccctggcacaacttgaggctatttcctctcgtcctatcacttgttacctgggagaagagaccgacccccacctctctacaacctcctttcaggtaggtgtagagagcgataaggtctcccctcagcctcctcttctccaggctaaacaaccccagttccctcagctgctcctcatcagacttgtgctcta of Ciconia boyciana chromosome 10, ASM3463844v1, whole genome shotgun sequence contains these proteins:
- the RPL37A gene encoding large ribosomal subunit protein eL43 translates to MAKRTKKVGIVGKYGTRYGASLRKMVKKIEISQHAKYTCSFCGKTKMKRKAVGIWHCGSCMKTVAGGAWTYNTTSAVTVKSAIRRLKELKDQ